The following coding sequences lie in one Methylotenera versatilis 301 genomic window:
- a CDS encoding phosphoethanolamine transferase: protein MISFPNILKKLISPFSQASSQTRGIFLVVVFIMLTGNLALFGRIVENYPLTFSNLPFILSLTAFFSLVTAIFFLLISHGKATRWILAIYLLIVSQSAYYMDKFGVVVDVSMLDNIMQTNVQEFAGLLTVSLVVRTVLLGVIPAWLVIKYFPKSVSGFAELLPRLRVLGILLLLLIVVIAPFSGGYASFIRQHKATRFYANPIYSTYSIVKYIDQQINIAKVVPLKHIAQDAKKLNSSGKPELMVMVVGETARADRFSLNGYHKDTNPMLTQQGVISLTNVSSCGTSTSVSVPCMFSALGRKAYDKETALNQQNALDVLAAHGVEVLWRDNNSDSKGVATRLKVEDFRTPTLNPVCEGECRDIGMLTGLEQYIEARKDKDILIVFHQMGNHGPEYYKRYPKAFEKFKPVCTTGELKDCSQEEIDNSYDNAILYTDYFLSNVIDFLKKYDDDRATAMLYVSDHGESLGEHGIYLHSAPYMVAPKEQTHVPGIVWMGKNFDYKKEQLLPHKDDALSQDDLFCTLLVTFKLDTKMCEAKKGMLMKNPTLTNNDQ, encoded by the coding sequence ATGATTTCATTCCCAAATATTTTGAAGAAGTTAATTTCACCGTTTAGCCAAGCTTCCAGTCAAACGCGCGGTATTTTTCTTGTCGTTGTTTTTATCATGCTGACTGGCAATTTAGCGCTGTTTGGCCGAATTGTGGAAAATTATCCCCTCACATTCAGTAATCTGCCTTTTATATTGTCGCTGACTGCATTTTTTTCACTCGTCACCGCGATTTTCTTTTTACTTATTAGTCACGGCAAAGCGACGCGTTGGATTTTGGCTATCTACCTGCTGATTGTTTCTCAATCCGCTTACTACATGGATAAGTTCGGCGTGGTGGTCGATGTCAGCATGCTCGACAATATTATGCAAACCAATGTGCAAGAGTTTGCTGGCTTACTGACGGTGAGCCTTGTGGTTAGAACAGTCCTGCTTGGCGTTATTCCTGCTTGGTTAGTGATTAAATATTTCCCAAAATCAGTGAGTGGGTTTGCTGAGCTTCTGCCTAGATTGCGCGTATTAGGCATATTGTTGTTATTACTTATTGTGGTGATTGCACCTTTCTCAGGCGGCTATGCGTCTTTTATCAGGCAGCATAAAGCAACACGTTTTTACGCTAATCCAATCTACTCAACTTACTCAATTGTTAAGTATATTGATCAACAAATTAATATTGCAAAAGTAGTGCCACTAAAACACATTGCGCAAGATGCTAAGAAGTTAAACTCGAGTGGAAAGCCTGAGTTGATGGTTATGGTGGTGGGCGAAACGGCGCGGGCAGATCGCTTTTCTCTCAATGGCTATCACAAAGATACCAACCCCATGCTGACCCAGCAAGGCGTGATTAGCTTAACTAATGTGAGCTCTTGCGGCACTTCAACCAGTGTGTCTGTGCCATGTATGTTCTCTGCGCTAGGTAGGAAAGCTTACGATAAAGAAACCGCTTTGAATCAGCAAAATGCCTTAGATGTGTTGGCTGCCCATGGGGTGGAAGTATTATGGCGCGATAACAATTCTGATTCTAAAGGCGTCGCGACTCGATTGAAAGTTGAGGATTTTAGAACGCCAACATTAAATCCTGTTTGTGAAGGTGAATGCCGTGATATTGGCATGCTGACTGGCTTAGAGCAGTATATTGAAGCGCGTAAAGATAAAGATATTCTTATCGTGTTTCATCAAATGGGTAATCATGGACCTGAGTATTACAAAAGATATCCAAAAGCATTTGAGAAATTTAAACCTGTTTGTACGACGGGCGAGTTGAAGGACTGCTCACAAGAAGAAATTGATAACAGTTACGATAATGCCATTTTGTATACTGATTATTTCTTGTCAAACGTGATTGATTTTCTGAAAAAATATGATGATGACCGTGCTACTGCCATGCTGTACGTGAGCGATCACGGTGAATCTTTGGGTGAGCATGGCATTTACTTGCATTCGGCACCTTATATGGTGGCGCCTAAAGAACAGACGCATGTACCTGGAATTGTCTGGATGGGTAAGAATTTTGACTATAAAAAAGAGCAACTTTTGCCGCATAAAGATGATGCATTAAGCCAGGATGACTTGTTTTGTACCTTATTGGTGACATTTAAGCTGGATACGAAAATGTGCGAAGCTAAAAAAGGCATGTTAATGAAAAATCCAACCTTAACGAATAATGACCAGTAA
- a CDS encoding phosphatase PAP2 family protein yields the protein MNNSNFQRVFSQRSFWLPHVALPVVAGLLLAFIYPHTNLDTWLIQPFYDTHALVFPLKNNGFLENVMHKGLRNLMIVVSLMMLAFWIFGLKIWGFILKNQNSSHWSKVYHRQFLWIFIAMVISTSAISVLKRLSMHSCPWDLLPYGGNQPWIPLFGNLPAAAEMGHCFPGGHASGGFALIAIYFGFRDSLPKLANAGLILGLLFGFAMGWGQMMRGAHFMSHNLWTAWVVWMILLVQYLVWSPKALAAQV from the coding sequence TTGAATAACAGCAACTTTCAGCGGGTATTTTCGCAGCGGTCGTTTTGGTTGCCACATGTCGCTTTGCCTGTCGTCGCCGGATTACTGCTGGCTTTTATCTATCCACACACAAATTTAGATACTTGGTTGATTCAGCCTTTTTATGACACGCATGCGCTGGTGTTTCCATTAAAGAATAACGGATTTCTGGAAAATGTGATGCACAAGGGTTTAAGAAACCTAATGATTGTTGTGAGTTTGATGATGTTGGCTTTTTGGATTTTCGGTTTGAAAATATGGGGGTTTATTCTAAAAAACCAGAACAGTAGCCATTGGTCTAAAGTTTACCATCGCCAGTTTTTGTGGATATTTATAGCGATGGTGATTTCTACCAGTGCTATTTCAGTATTAAAACGTCTAAGTATGCACAGTTGCCCTTGGGATTTATTGCCATACGGCGGTAACCAGCCTTGGATTCCACTTTTTGGTAATTTACCAGCGGCGGCTGAAATGGGGCATTGTTTTCCAGGCGGGCATGCCAGCGGCGGCTTTGCCTTGATTGCTATCTATTTTGGGTTTAGAGATTCACTGCCTAAGTTGGCAAATGCTGGCCTGATATTAGGCCTGTTGTTTGGTTTTGCCATGGGTTGGGGACAAATGATGCGCGGCGCGCATTTTATGTCGCACAATTTGTGGACAGCTTGGGTGGTCTGGATGATATTACTTGTGCAATATCTAGTCTGGTCGCCAAAAGCGCTTGCAGCTCAAGTTTAA